The following proteins are encoded in a genomic region of Flammeovirga kamogawensis:
- a CDS encoding cation diffusion facilitator family transporter yields MKKSKYHISKMDCPSEENMIRMKLDGLQTIKKLEFDIENRNLTVFHSEENKEILSRLEALNFGAKLTESDSIPDDEVVLEESNVQSKLLWSVLIINFAFFIIEMTTGLFSKSMGLVADSLDMLADSFVYGLSLWAVGSTVIRKKKVARWSGYFQLSLALLGIIEVVRRFIGSEEMPDYRIMIGVSIFALIANGFCLYLLQKSKSNEAHMKASMIFTSNDVIINSGVILAGVLVLLTQSKYPDLIIGSVVFIIVVRGAIRILKLGK; encoded by the coding sequence ATGAAAAAATCAAAATATCACATATCAAAGATGGATTGCCCTTCCGAAGAAAATATGATTCGAATGAAATTGGATGGATTACAAACCATCAAGAAACTTGAATTTGATATAGAAAACCGAAACCTTACTGTATTTCATTCAGAGGAAAATAAAGAAATATTATCTCGTTTAGAGGCATTGAACTTTGGTGCAAAACTAACTGAATCAGATTCTATTCCTGATGATGAGGTAGTTTTAGAAGAATCCAATGTGCAGTCAAAACTACTTTGGTCAGTATTAATAATCAATTTTGCATTCTTTATTATTGAAATGACTACAGGATTGTTTTCAAAGTCAATGGGTTTGGTAGCTGATTCCTTGGATATGTTAGCCGATTCCTTTGTATATGGATTAAGCCTTTGGGCAGTTGGTTCAACAGTTATAAGAAAAAAGAAAGTTGCTCGTTGGAGTGGGTATTTTCAATTATCGCTTGCCCTTTTGGGTATAATAGAAGTTGTAAGGAGATTCATAGGTTCTGAAGAAATGCCAGATTATCGAATTATGATTGGTGTATCAATTTTTGCGTTAATAGCTAATGGATTTTGCTTGTATTTACTCCAAAAATCAAAAAGCAACGAAGCTCACATGAAAGCAAGTATGATTTTCACCTCGAATGATGTGATTATTAATTCTGGAGTAATCCTAGCAGGTGTATTAGTTTTACTCACACAATCCAAATATCCCGACTTAATTATTGGTTCAGTAGTTTTTATTATTGTTGTTCGTGGAGCAATTAGAATTTTAAAACTAGGAAAATAA